TGTGAATGAAAATCAAGGAACAGATCAAGCACGATAGTATTGTCCTTGGCGCTGGCTTGGCCGGCTTGAGCGCAGCTCTGGAGATATTGGAACGGGATGAAAAGGCTGACGTGGCGGTTATTTCCAAGGTTCATCCTGTTCGTTCGCACTCTGGCGCAGCCCAGGGCGGCATCAATGCAGCGCTGCGGTTCGACGATAGCTGGCATTCACACATGTACGATACAGTGAAAGGCTCATGGTTTTTGGCCGATCAGGATGCGGCTCGAATCTTATGCAGCGAAGCCAAAGAGGTCATCGCCCGATTCGATAAATACGGCGCTCTGTTCAATCGCAACGAGGACGGCACCATTGCCCAGCGGGCCTTTGGCGGCCAGAGCCGCAATCGCACTTGCTACATCGCTGATAAGACGGGCCACAATTTGCTCCATACGCTGTACGAACAATGCATGAAGCGGCAGGTGAAATTCTATTGGGAGCATTTCGTCACTTCCCTCATCGTGGAGGAGGGACAATTCAAAGGCATCGTCGCTTTCGATATGTTGACGGGCGAGTTCTATTTCATCCGAGGCAAGGCGCTGATCATCGCTACGGGCGGAGCAGGTCGAATTTACGGTCAAAGCAGCAATGCGCTGATCAATACAGGGGATGGTGCCGCTTTAGCCTATCGGGTCGGCATTCCCATCAAAGATATGGAGTTTTTCCAGATTCATCCCACTGGTTTGTTGAACGGCATTTTGATCACCGAAGGCGCCCGAGGCGAAGGCGGCTATTTGATCAACAAAGATGGCGAGCGGTTCATGCAGCGCTATGCGCCGAAATTCATGGAGCTGGCACCACGGGATTTTGTCGCTCGCTCCATCCACTTTGAAATCCGAGAGGGACGAGGCATCAATAACGAATATGTCTACCTCGATCTGCGTCATCTGGGCGAGGAGAAGATCAAAACTCGCCTGCCACAGATTCGGGAGATATGCATCCACTTTGCTGGCGTCGATCCTGTGCACGATCCGATCCCGATTCGACCGACGGTGCATTACACCATGGGCGGCATCGATGTCAATATCAAAACGGAGACAGCCATCCCTGGCATTTATGCAGCAGGCGAATGTAGTTGTGTCAGCGTTCATGGTGCCAATCGGCTCGGCGGCAATTCGCTGCTGGAGACCGTCGTGTTCGGTCCCATTGCGGGTCGGGAGGCGTTGAAGTTTTCGAGACAGCATGAGCTATTGGATTATTCGAAAGCTTCGCTAAAGGCCGAAGAAGACCGATTGAATACCTTGCTGAGTCGAAGCCAGGGCGAGCGGGCGGCGACTATTCGAAAGGACATGGAGAAGACCATGGTCAACAGTTTCGGCATCTTCCGAAACGAACAAGTGATGCAAGAAGGTTTGGCGCAACTCACTGAACTGAAGCAGCGTTATCAAAATGTAATCGTTGAAGACAAAGGTCAAGCTTATAATCTCGATTTGATCCGAACGCTGGAATTGGGCTACATGCTCGATCTCGCTGAGGTGATAGCGATCGGCGCCATCGCCCGCAAAGAAAGTCGAGGTGCCCATTATCGGGAAGATTATCCGAAAATGGATAATCAAAATTTCTTGAAGCATACGATGGTGCAGCGAGATGAACAGGGCCAGCCGCAGTTGAGCTACAAGCCCGTGGTAATCGAGGATATTGAGCCACTGGCGGAGATCAAGTATTGATTTTAGATTTTTGATTTTCGATTTTAGAATTATTTTTTCCAACTGATAGAAACAACCCAACGGATAAAATTCCAAATAATAAAAAACAAATTACAAACAAATTTCAATCTTAAATGACCAATCACCGAAACGTTTGAATTTTAAATATTGAGACTTGTAATTTATTTGGAATTTGCCTGGTGAGATTCGGGATTTTTGTTTATCCGTTGGGTCGTTTCAATCCGTTGGAGATTATCATATCTTTTTGAATAATCCAGAGGAGTCCAATCTTCATGACCATCAAAACCAAAATATTCCGTTACCATCCTGACAAAGACAAAAAGGGCAAACTGGTCGAATACTCCGTGCGCATGGAAGAAGGCATGTCCGTGCTGGCGCTATTGCACCAGGTGCACGATGAGCAGGACGGCACGCTGGCCTATCGCTACTCCTGCCGTGGGGCGATCTGCGGCACCTGCGCCGTGATGATCAATGGCGTTCCTCGCTTGGCCTGCAAAACCCAGGTGAGCAAAATTCTCGATGAGGCCGACGCCATCACCATCGAGCCGCTGGCGCATTATGGTGTCATCAAGGACCTGGTGGTGGATAAGCGACCATTCTGGCAGGCGGTACAGGCCACCATGCCCTGGCTGGTTCGAGAGAAAGAACTGCCCGACGAACGGCTCAATTATGAAGCCAGTATGAGCAAGATGGACCTGGATCAATTGAATCGATCGTCAGACTGCATCAAATGCTCCTGCTGCCATGCGGGCTGTCCCAAGGTCGATGAAATGCCCGAATTCATTGGCCCAGCCATTTCTATTCAAATTAGCAAGCAAATGTTCGATCCACGGGATAGAAATTTCGAGCATCGCAAGCAGATCAGTGCCGCTCCCAATGGCGTCTTTGCTTGTGATAAACATGCGGTCTGTGTGAAAGTCTGCCCGAAAGATTGTCGTCCCCTGCGGGCGATTACGTTCATCCAGAATCGGATTAAATGATGGAATAGTGGAATAATGGAATAGTGGAGTAATGGAGTGCTGGAGCATTGGAATATTCTGTGTTGAGGAGATAGATCTGAATGGGGAATTATTCCAGAAAGCAGGTTGTCCTTTATATTTGGGTTATCATTCCGAACGCAGTGAGGAATCTGACTTTCATGTAGTTGCTGAATTTGCAGATTTCTCCATTCGGTCGAAATGACACTGAGATTCAAACTGATAACTGCTCTGAATAATAATATATTGAAATTGGAATTTCGAGGTAATTTATGGATAGAATCATAAATTTCGATCATGGCTCAGCCACCCAGCCATTGCCTGAGGTGGTGGAGAGCATGATGCCGTTTTTGAAAGACAATTATGGCAATCCGTCCAGCATGCATGTGCTGGGTCAACAGGCGAAGGCGGCGCTGGATAAAGCCCGAGCTCAGGTCGCAGCGTTGATTAACTCCGAGCCCGAGGAAATCGTTTTCACCGCATCGGGCAGCGAATCCAATAATTTTGCATTGAAAGGGGTGGCGTTTGGCAATCGCAAGAAGGGCGACCATATCATTGTTTCAGCCATCGAGCACTTTTCTGTGCTCCAGGCGGCCAAATCGCTGGAGAAGCTGGGCTATCAAATCACCCAGATTCCAGTAGACAAAGATGGTTTGGTCGATCCTGATGACGTCAAAAAAGCGATCACCGATAAAACGATTTTGATTTCGGTGCATCATGCCAATCCCGAGATCGGGACCATCGAACCGATCGAGGAAATCGGTAAAATCGCCAGGGAGAAGGGAGTGCTGTTTCATACCGATGCTATTCAAACCGCAGGCACGATCCCCGTGGACGTGAAAAAATTGAACGTCGATCTGCTCAGTCTGGCGGCCAACGCCTTTTATGGACCCAAAGGAGCAGCGGCACTCTACATCCGTAAGGGCGCCAGGATCAATCCACTGATCGACGGGGGCACCCAGGAAGGCGGTCGGCGAGCGGGCACGGAAAATTTGCTGGGTATTGTTGGCATGGGTGCGGCGGCGGAGCTCGCTCTCAGGGACATGGACAAAAGGATCGCCCACGTGCAGCCGCTGCGGGATTTGATGATTCAATTGATCGAAGAAAAAATCGACCATGTTTATCTTCATGGTCATCGCACCCAGCGGTTGCCCAATAATGTGAATTTTGGCTTTGAATTCATCGAAGGCGAATCGATCCTGCTGTTTTTGGGCATGAGCAACATCATCGCCTCCAGCGGCTCGGCCTGTACCTCCAAAGCGCTGAAAGCTTCCCACGTGCTGTTGGGCATTGGTCAATCGCACGCCATTGCCAACGGAACAATTTTATTCACGCTGGGTATTGATAATACCGAAGAAGATATTCGGCTTCTGGGGGAGAAGCTTCCCGGGATTGTAGAGCGACTGAGGTCGATGTCGCCGCTGTATAAAAAATGATGTTTATTTAGGCTTCTTCAAAATAAAAATTTTACAGTCATTCCGAACGGAGCGCAGCGGAGTGAGGAATCTTCATTTCTCACGGAATCTATCAATTAATCAGATTCCTCGCTTCGCTCGGAATGACGGGTTCAAACATTTTGCAGAAGTCAATAAGAAATAAAAATTACAAAAAACAATAAGCCAATTTCAAACAAATCTCAAATCCAAATATTCAATGAACCAAAAAGTTTTGAATTTGTGTTTTTGAGAATTGAAAATTATTTGGATTTTGGGATTTGATTTTTGGAATTTTAATGCCGATTATTGAATTATTACGAAAGGATATAACAATGACAGGCCCATATAGCGAAAAAGTAATGGATCACTTTATGAATCCGAGGAACGTTGGCGAAATCGAGGATGCGGATGGCGTGGGAACGGTGGGAAATCCCGCCTGTGGCGATATTATGCAGATGTTTATCAAAGTGAAAGATGACACGATTGTTGATGCCAAGTTCAAAACTTTTGGCTGCGGTGCGGCCATTGCGACGAGCAGCATGGCTACCGAGTTGATAAAAGGCAAAAAAATCGAAGAGGCGGTAAAAGTCACCAACGAACAGGTTACCAGTGCCTTGGGCGGATTGCCCGCCGTGAAGCGCCACTGTTCAGTGTTGGCTGAAGAGGCACTCCACAGTGCTCTGGCTGATTATTTTAAGAGGCAGGGCAAACCCGCTCCATTCAAATTGAAAACTTCCGAAGAATTTCATAAGGACGAATGAGCGAAATATGGACAATAAAAATGTAGTGACCATCGTCGTTTTCAGCGGCGACCTGGATAAGCTGTTAGCGGCATTTATCATTGCCACAGGAGCGGCTGCCTCGGGCAAACAGGTGAATATGTTCTTCACCTTCTGGGGATTGAAGCTGCTGCAAAAGACCCACCAAAAGCCCCGAGGAATGAGCTTCCTGCAAAAAATGTTCGCCTTCATGGTCAAGCCAGGTCCCGATAAGCGCACCATTTCCAAATTAAATATGGCGGGCATGGGACCGATGATGCTCAAGAAGCTTATGAAACGGTCCCGAATGCCATCGCTCAAGGAATTGATGACCACAGCCAAAAACCTGGGCGTCAAATTCACCGCCTGCACCACCAGCATGGGCGTGATGGGGATTACCAGAGAAACATTGATCCCAGAGGTCGATAACATCGCTGGGGTGACTTCGTTTTTGGCGGATGCAGAGAAAAGTAGTGTGACGTTGTTTATCTAATTTCTCACACAGATGATAAAACTTCCGCTGATATTTATTTGAAATAACATCCGTGGTTGTTCTATGATCCGTGGGGAAAAAACGAGGACCGATCGATAATGAAAGCAGATTTTACCATAGACTGTTTGGGATTATATTGCCCGATGCCGATTATCAAAACGGCAGAGAAGATCAAAGAATTATCACCAGGGCAGATTCTGGAAGTTATCTCTGATGATCCTGGATTTGTCGAGGATATGCCCAATTGGTGTAAAATGACGGGACATGAGTTTTTGGAGATGCAGCAGGAGGGGGAGGAGTATCGGGCGTATGTGAGGAAGGTTGGTGGGTAGAGAATTGAGCAAGTTTATGGTTAGGGAATCGATTCTGCAAAATTGTTTTTCCAGTGTTAAAATAAGCTTAAGCTAATTTGTTAATGGAAGCATGTAACATTTGGATAATCCATAAAAAAATCAGATAAAGAAGTTGCATGGCAGAACAATCAGATATTCTGATATTAGCACGGAAAGCTGCTGAAATAAAGATTCTATATCTTCCTCATGCATTGCGACAGATGTCTCGGCCCGACAGAATGATTAGTGTTACAGAAATACGTAACGTTGTAGAGCATGGCGAAGTGATCGAAGATTATCCAGAGGATCAACGGGGGCATAGCTGCTTAATAATGGGCTATGGGAGTGATGGTCGTCCAATTCATGTCGTTTGTTCTCCCAAAGAGGATTATTTAGCGATTTTCACAGCTTATATTCCACACATAGATCAATGGGAAAATGATTTTAAGACGAGGCGAAAATTATGAAGTGTATTCATTGCCAGGGCAAAATGGAGCGAAAAACCGCTCCCTTTCAAATTCACCGAAAAGGGTATCATTTGATGCTGAATGCAGTTCCCGCCTGGGTTTGCCAGCAATGCGGCGAAGCATATTTTGAAGAGGCCGAGGTCGATTCCATCCAGACCGTACTTCAAAAATTGGATGAGCAGGCTGAAAAATTAGCCAAAGCTGCCTGACGGAGTCGAAATTTTTTGTGGGAATAAAACCTAATGGATGTTGCTGATCTCTCCCAGTCCTAATGGCGTAAAAAATCAATCACCAAATTTTGTGGCAGGTTTTTCATGATTTATGTCTGAGCTAATCATTGATAAATGGCAATACTAGGGCTGCAATAACCGATCTTTGGATGCATAAATTTTGATTGCGTTATTGGTTCGATTTATCGTGATCGAGAATTGTAATGAAAAATGTGAATCTATTGGGAGGATTCTCTATAGATAGAAAGTAGCTTCAAAAGATGACTCAATCCAAACACACCAACCACCTCATCCACGAAACCAGCCCCTACCTGCTCCAGCACGCCCATAATCTAGTGAACTGGTATCCCTGGGGCGAGGAAGCGCTGCAATTGGCCAGGAAGCTGGACAGACCGATTTTTCTTTCCATCGGCTATTCTGCCTGCCATTGGTGCCATGTCATGGCGCACGAATCGTTTGAAAACGAAGCCATTGCTAAAATCCTGAATGATTATTTTATTTCCATCAAAGTCGATCGGGAAGAGCGGCCTGATCTAGATGAGATTTACATGACCGCTGTGCAACTGATGACAGGCAGTGGCGGCTGGCCTCTCTCGGTCTGGCTGACACCCGATCTGGAGCCGTTCTATGGCGGCACTTATTTCCCGCCCGAGGATCGCTGGGGGAGAGTTGGCTTCCGAAAAATTTTGTTGCAGATCGCCCAAATCTGGCAGCAGCGGCGTGGCGATGTAGTGAGCAGCGCTCGACAAATCACGGCCAGTCTCAAGCAAATCAACGAAGTTCAATCCGTTGATTTCCAGCTTGATCAATCCTTGTGGCATTCGGCGTTCAAATCGGCTGAGCAGCGATTCGATGAACGGTACGGCGGATTTGGTAGTGCGCCCAAATTTCCGATGGCCATGGAATTATCCTTTTTGCTGCGCTATTATTTTCACACAGGCCAAAAACGAGCACTGGCGATGGTGGAAAAATCCTTGCAAGAAATGGCCAATGGTGGCATTTTCGATCACCTCGGCGGAGGCTTCCATCGCTATTCCACCGACGAACGCTGGCTAGTACCCCATTTCGAAAAGATGCTCTACGATAATGCCCTGCTCGCTATCACCTACCTGGAAGCCTATCAATTGACAAGAAATGTCGATTACAAAGAGACCGCCAGCGCTACGCTGGATTATGTCCTGCGAGAAATGACCTCGCCCGAAGGCGGCTTCTATTCCTCCCAGGATGCCGATAGCGAGGGCGAGGAGGGCAAATTTTACGTGTGGCATAAAAGCGACATCGAAGCGATTTTGGGCAAAGAGGATGCTAAGCTGTTTTGCGATATTTACGATGTCTCGGATCATGGCAACTGGGAGGGCAAAAATATTCTCCATCTCCGCCGCAGCTTGGAAGGCGCAGCGAGAGAGTATGGCATTTCTTTATCAGTGTTGAAAGATCGACTAGCTAAGGCTCGATGGCAATTGTTCGCCGTTCGTTCCCAACGGGTTCCGCCCGCCACGGATGACAAAATTCTGACCGATTGGAACAGCTTGATGATCTCGGCATGTTGCAAGGGATATCAAATTTTAGGCGATCCAAAATATTTGACCGCCGCCCAAAAAGCAGTTGATTTTTTGCTGGAAAAACTTTATATTGATAGACGAATATTAAAGACTTATCGCAATGGCAAAAGCCATTTGAACGGCTATTTGTCGGATTATGCGTTTATGGTCGCTGCGCTGATCGATCTGTACGAGTCCAATTTCGAATGGAAATATCTGAGCCAGGCGATCGAAATAAATGAGATAATGCTGCAAAAGTTTTGGGATGAACAATCGGGAGGATTTTATTTCACGCCAGATGATCACGAGCGATTGATCGTCCGCACCCGCAATGCGCATGACAATGCTGTTCCAGCGGGCAACTCGGTAGCGGTGCATAATCTGCTGAAATTGAGCCAATTCACGGGCGATTTCAAGCTCAAACAACAGGCGGAGCGGACGCTAAAATTGTTCGCCAGTCAGATGCAGCGCTCGCCCTCGGGATTTTCGGTGCTGCTCTGTTCGCTG
This genomic stretch from candidate division KSB1 bacterium harbors:
- a CDS encoding DUF4258 domain-containing protein — protein: MAEQSDILILARKAAEIKILYLPHALRQMSRPDRMISVTEIRNVVEHGEVIEDYPEDQRGHSCLIMGYGSDGRPIHVVCSPKEDYLAIFTAYIPHIDQWENDFKTRRKL
- a CDS encoding sulfurtransferase TusA family protein, translated to MKADFTIDCLGLYCPMPIIKTAEKIKELSPGQILEVISDDPGFVEDMPNWCKMTGHEFLEMQQEGEEYRAYVRKVGG
- the nifU gene encoding Fe-S cluster assembly scaffold protein NifU yields the protein MTGPYSEKVMDHFMNPRNVGEIEDADGVGTVGNPACGDIMQMFIKVKDDTIVDAKFKTFGCGAAIATSSMATELIKGKKIEEAVKVTNEQVTSALGGLPAVKRHCSVLAEEALHSALADYFKRQGKPAPFKLKTSEEFHKDE
- a CDS encoding FAD-binding protein; amino-acid sequence: MKIKEQIKHDSIVLGAGLAGLSAALEILERDEKADVAVISKVHPVRSHSGAAQGGINAALRFDDSWHSHMYDTVKGSWFLADQDAARILCSEAKEVIARFDKYGALFNRNEDGTIAQRAFGGQSRNRTCYIADKTGHNLLHTLYEQCMKRQVKFYWEHFVTSLIVEEGQFKGIVAFDMLTGEFYFIRGKALIIATGGAGRIYGQSSNALINTGDGAALAYRVGIPIKDMEFFQIHPTGLLNGILITEGARGEGGYLINKDGERFMQRYAPKFMELAPRDFVARSIHFEIREGRGINNEYVYLDLRHLGEEKIKTRLPQIREICIHFAGVDPVHDPIPIRPTVHYTMGGIDVNIKTETAIPGIYAAGECSCVSVHGANRLGGNSLLETVVFGPIAGREALKFSRQHELLDYSKASLKAEEDRLNTLLSRSQGERAATIRKDMEKTMVNSFGIFRNEQVMQEGLAQLTELKQRYQNVIVEDKGQAYNLDLIRTLELGYMLDLAEVIAIGAIARKESRGAHYREDYPKMDNQNFLKHTMVQRDEQGQPQLSYKPVVIEDIEPLAEIKY
- a CDS encoding thioredoxin domain-containing protein, which gives rise to MTQSKHTNHLIHETSPYLLQHAHNLVNWYPWGEEALQLARKLDRPIFLSIGYSACHWCHVMAHESFENEAIAKILNDYFISIKVDREERPDLDEIYMTAVQLMTGSGGWPLSVWLTPDLEPFYGGTYFPPEDRWGRVGFRKILLQIAQIWQQRRGDVVSSARQITASLKQINEVQSVDFQLDQSLWHSAFKSAEQRFDERYGGFGSAPKFPMAMELSFLLRYYFHTGQKRALAMVEKSLQEMANGGIFDHLGGGFHRYSTDERWLVPHFEKMLYDNALLAITYLEAYQLTRNVDYKETASATLDYVLREMTSPEGGFYSSQDADSEGEEGKFYVWHKSDIEAILGKEDAKLFCDIYDVSDHGNWEGKNILHLRRSLEGAAREYGISLSVLKDRLAKARWQLFAVRSQRVPPATDDKILTDWNSLMISACCKGYQILGDPKYLTAAQKAVDFLLEKLYIDRRILKTYRNGKSHLNGYLSDYAFMVAALIDLYESNFEWKYLSQAIEINEIMLQKFWDEQSGGFYFTPDDHERLIVRTRNAHDNAVPAGNSVAVHNLLKLSQFTGDFKLKQQAERTLKLFASQMQRSPSGFSVLLCSLDYFWGKPKEIVIAGDRDADPTKAMIEAVHQHYLPNKILAYADPELANKETILPVMDGKVSQDGQAKIFVCENYACQSPFSDLKDFYNLLSDH
- a CDS encoding succinate dehydrogenase/fumarate reductase iron-sulfur subunit, with translation MTIKTKIFRYHPDKDKKGKLVEYSVRMEEGMSVLALLHQVHDEQDGTLAYRYSCRGAICGTCAVMINGVPRLACKTQVSKILDEADAITIEPLAHYGVIKDLVVDKRPFWQAVQATMPWLVREKELPDERLNYEASMSKMDLDQLNRSSDCIKCSCCHAGCPKVDEMPEFIGPAISIQISKQMFDPRDRNFEHRKQISAAPNGVFACDKHAVCVKVCPKDCRPLRAITFIQNRIK
- a CDS encoding YgiT-type zinc finger protein, translating into MKCIHCQGKMERKTAPFQIHRKGYHLMLNAVPAWVCQQCGEAYFEEAEVDSIQTVLQKLDEQAEKLAKAA
- a CDS encoding aminotransferase class V-fold PLP-dependent enzyme — its product is MDRIINFDHGSATQPLPEVVESMMPFLKDNYGNPSSMHVLGQQAKAALDKARAQVAALINSEPEEIVFTASGSESNNFALKGVAFGNRKKGDHIIVSAIEHFSVLQAAKSLEKLGYQITQIPVDKDGLVDPDDVKKAITDKTILISVHHANPEIGTIEPIEEIGKIAREKGVLFHTDAIQTAGTIPVDVKKLNVDLLSLAANAFYGPKGAAALYIRKGARINPLIDGGTQEGGRRAGTENLLGIVGMGAAAELALRDMDKRIAHVQPLRDLMIQLIEEKIDHVYLHGHRTQRLPNNVNFGFEFIEGESILLFLGMSNIIASSGSACTSKALKASHVLLGIGQSHAIANGTILFTLGIDNTEEDIRLLGEKLPGIVERLRSMSPLYKK
- a CDS encoding DsrE/DsrF/DrsH-like family protein encodes the protein MDNKNVVTIVVFSGDLDKLLAAFIIATGAAASGKQVNMFFTFWGLKLLQKTHQKPRGMSFLQKMFAFMVKPGPDKRTISKLNMAGMGPMMLKKLMKRSRMPSLKELMTTAKNLGVKFTACTTSMGVMGITRETLIPEVDNIAGVTSFLADAEKSSVTLFI